In Cloacibacillus sp., the genomic window CTCTGATGTAACTACCAGCCGAATCGCACGAAATCAAAGATTTCGGCTCCCTGGCCGCCTCGGAGAGGGAGGCTACAAGGGCTAAAAGCTAAACCGTAATTTATCCCTTAATCCACAGACGACCGGCGGGCGGTTAAAAAGGCGGGATTTGTCCTGTAAAGCGTGGTTAAGGTCTCTGCGGATATTCACTTATATGGTAAAATAAATATTTGAGTTGAACGGAAACACGGCGAAAGAAGACCTCTGTATAGAGAGACAGGGAGGCTGCAAATTTGTGGAATAGAGATATAGGGATAGATTTAGGCACGGCGACGGTGCTGGTGTTCGTCAAGGGCAAGGGCGTGGTGCTGCGCGAGCCCTCGGTCGTCGCGATGGACCAGAACACGGGAAAGATACTCTCGGTCGGCGAAGACGCGAAGATCATGATCGGCAAGACCCCCGGCAACGTGGTGGCCATCCGCCCGCTGCGCGACGGGGTGATCGCCGACTACACGATGACCGAGGTGATGCTGCGCGAATTTCTCAAGAAGACCACCTCCGGCATGGAGCGCATCGTGCGCCACCGGCTGATGATCGGCGTGCCCGCGGGGGCCACCGACGTTGAGCGCCGCGCGGTGCTCGAGGCCGCCCTTGAGGTGGGGGCCAAGGAAGCCTACCTCATCGAAGAGCCGATGGCCGCCGCGATCGGCGCGAATATGCCCGTCGGCGAGGCGGTGGGGAACATGGTCGTCGACATCGGCGGCGGTACGACGGATATCGCGATCGTCTCCCTCGGCGGGCTCGTCGTCTTTGAGTCGCTGCGAGTCGGCGGCGACAAGTTCGACGAGGCGATCGTCCGCTATATGCGCAAGCAGTATAACCTCGCCATCGGCGAGCAGACGGCGGAGGATGTGAAGAAGCAGATCGGCGCCTGCGACCCGACGAAGGCCTCGCCGGACAAGCTGATGGACATCCGCGGACGCGACCTCGTCCAGGGGCTGCCCCGCCAGGTGACGGTAAACAGCGTCGACGTCGCGAAGGCGATCGACGAACCGGTGAGCAGCATCATCGCCGGTATAAAGCGCGTCCTTGAAAAGACGCCGCCGGAGCTCTCCGCCGACGTCATGGACCGCGGCATCATCCTCACGGGCGGCGGTGCCTATCTGCGCGGCCTTGCGGAGCTTATCATGGAAGAGACGGAGATAAACGCCGTGGTCGCCGAATCGGCCGGCGAATGCGTCGCCCTTGGCACGGGCATCGCGCTGGAGTCGCTCGACAAGCTGAAGGAGACCGGCGCGGTCTATCTGGCGACGAAAAAGGGCTTCAAGGGCAGATAAAGCCATGCACTATTGGTGGGAGCGCGACGGCATTCGCTTTGAATGTACCGCCTGCGGCCGCTGCTGCGGCGGCGAACCGGG contains:
- a CDS encoding rod shape-determining protein, producing MWNRDIGIDLGTATVLVFVKGKGVVLREPSVVAMDQNTGKILSVGEDAKIMIGKTPGNVVAIRPLRDGVIADYTMTEVMLREFLKKTTSGMERIVRHRLMIGVPAGATDVERRAVLEAALEVGAKEAYLIEEPMAAAIGANMPVGEAVGNMVVDIGGGTTDIAIVSLGGLVVFESLRVGGDKFDEAIVRYMRKQYNLAIGEQTAEDVKKQIGACDPTKASPDKLMDIRGRDLVQGLPRQVTVNSVDVAKAIDEPVSSIIAGIKRVLEKTPPELSADVMDRGIILTGGGAYLRGLAELIMEETEINAVVAESAGECVALGTGIALESLDKLKETGAVYLATKKGFKGR